A genomic window from Halogeometricum sp. S3BR5-2 includes:
- a CDS encoding DUF7539 family protein, with protein MAEFTDERQLVLRARSQLDQWTKRARMEAYAELFEGDNPVLSRDEVRLLDALDSELEREGGDGVWGTDQYGIHTAGTSSSDTSLGVVCVYHPQITKDSVLRGADDLDDETEERLNAALWKYSERVATLIERELDEFIRHTQD; from the coding sequence ATGGCCGAGTTTACAGACGAACGACAGCTCGTACTACGGGCGCGCTCTCAGTTGGATCAGTGGACGAAACGTGCCCGAATGGAGGCGTACGCTGAACTGTTCGAAGGTGACAATCCCGTCCTCTCCCGGGACGAGGTTCGACTGCTCGATGCGCTCGACTCGGAACTGGAGCGAGAGGGTGGCGATGGCGTCTGGGGGACCGATCAGTACGGAATCCACACGGCTGGGACCTCGAGTTCGGATACCTCTCTCGGAGTAGTCTGCGTGTACCACCCACAGATCACCAAAGACTCCGTCCTTCGTGGGGCCGACGATCTTGACGACGAAACCGAAGAGCGACTCAACGCTGCACTCTGGAAGTACAGTGAGCGCGTCGCGACACTCATCGAAAGAGAACTCGACGAGTTCATCCGTCACACACAGGATTAG